Proteins encoded within one genomic window of Anopheles gambiae chromosome 3, idAnoGambNW_F1_1, whole genome shotgun sequence:
- the LOC1280167 gene encoding mitogen-activated protein kinase ERK-A isoform X2, with product MKDVYIVQCLMETDLYKLLKTQRLSNDHICYFLYQILRGLKYIHSANVLHRDLKPSNLLLNTTCDLKICDFGLARVADPEHDHTGFLTEYVATRWYRAPEIMLNSKGYTKSIDIWSVGCILAEMLSNRPIFPGKHYLDQLNHILGVLGSPSQEDLECIINEKARSYLQSLPYKPKVPWSRLFPNADQNALDLLGKMLTFNPHNRISVEDALAHPYLEQYYDPADEPVAEEPFRIAMELDDLPKETLKQLIFEETLRFNHNDPPV from the exons ATGAAAGATGTATATATTGTTCAGTGCTTAATGGAGACTGATCTATACAAACTACTAAAAACACAG CGACTAAGCAATGATCATATCTGCTATTTCCTGTATCAAATACTTCGTGGCCTGAAGTACATCCACTCGGCAAACGTGCTGCACAGGGATCTGAAGCCCAGCAATCTGCTGCTGAATACGACTTGTGATTTAAAG ATTTGTGATTTCGGTCTTGCACGCGTAGCCGATCCCGAGCACGATCACACCGGCTTCCTGACGGAGTACGTGGCCACCAGATGGTACCGGGCGCCAGAAATCATGCTCAATTCCAAG GGCTACACAAAATCGATCGACATCTGGTCGGTCGGCTGCATACTGGCGGAGATGCTGAGCAACCGGCCCATCTTCCCCGGCAAACACTATCTCGATCAGCTGAACCACATCCTGGGCGTGCTGGGCTCCCCGTCCCAGGAGGATCTGGAGTGCATCATCAACGAGAAGGCGCGCAGCTACCTGCAGTCGCTGCCGTACAAGCCGAAGGTTCCGTGGTCGCGCCTCTTCCCCAACGCCGACCAGAATGCGCTCGATCTGCTCGGCAAGATGCTCACGTTCAATCCGCACAATCGCATCTCGGTCGAGGACGCGCTGGCCCATCCCTACCTGGAGCAGTACTACGATCCGGCGGACGAG cccgTGGCCGAGGAACCGTTCCGTATCGCGATGGAGCTGGACGATCTGCCGAAGGAAACGCTGAAACAATTAATCTTCGAGGAAACGCTGCGCTTCAACCACAACGATCCGCCAGTATAA